The proteins below come from a single Parachlamydiales bacterium genomic window:
- a CDS encoding GNAT family N-acetyltransferase has product MDSSKGWLTAIPLEKYSSLHKLSLMGLLGWKYSWPQKYFYVQFVFNLHTPLIIDPKAYLVFHTIDEEKASSFDECCYTISRFKRWRIDISSYSSFDDYIASLIRWHRNVYAKAKRKFTEYGVQPVYIEEDWTTEVQHVYDLYCNVAVKHGNRLYDLTFFEEISNRTDYKLLCCRYDGKIIAMCILQVEEPTLHSICCGFDYNHSSKCYAYSWLNYEIIRMAIESHKYQEIDIGLTADEAKQAIGFNSVSSRMDIYCKGPITRRILKVISHLLKAKISSEGKLNLSLRS; this is encoded by the coding sequence ATGGATTCTTCAAAAGGCTGGCTTACAGCGATACCCTTGGAAAAGTATTCTTCCCTCCATAAACTCTCCTTAATGGGATTATTGGGGTGGAAGTACTCTTGGCCGCAAAAATATTTTTACGTGCAATTCGTTTTTAATCTCCATACTCCTCTAATAATAGATCCTAAGGCCTATCTCGTTTTTCATACTATTGATGAGGAGAAAGCATCTTCTTTTGATGAGTGCTGTTATACTATTTCTCGATTTAAACGTTGGAGAATAGATATTTCTTCCTATTCATCATTTGACGACTATATTGCTTCATTAATACGCTGGCACCGTAATGTCTATGCAAAAGCCAAGCGGAAATTCACTGAATATGGCGTACAGCCTGTTTATATTGAGGAGGATTGGACGACGGAAGTGCAGCACGTATACGACCTATATTGTAATGTTGCTGTAAAACATGGTAACCGCTTATATGATTTAACATTTTTTGAAGAGATCTCAAACCGGACCGATTACAAATTACTCTGCTGCAGATATGATGGAAAAATCATAGCCATGTGTATACTGCAGGTGGAAGAACCTACGCTCCATTCAATATGCTGTGGATTTGATTATAACCACTCTTCGAAGTGTTACGCATATTCTTGGTTAAATTATGAGATAATCCGAATGGCTATTGAATCCCATAAGTATCAGGAAATCGATATTGGCCTTACGGCCGATGAAGCTAAACAAGCCATCGGCTTTAATTCTGTTTCCTCACGTATGGATATCTATTGCAAAGGTCCTATTACTCGTCGAATATTGAAAGTAATTTCACATTTGCTTAAAGCTAAAATTTCCTCCGAAGGAAAATTGAATTTAAGTTTACGTTCTTAG
- a CDS encoding extracellular solute-binding protein produces MKKKQLKSVLIIPIVFYHSFTGVPAETLNTIVDAYNNTHSGFSVELKEINPNLYQAAALEALSKEPSERPQLVLAPEYMTGTMNKALKEGIVISVKDLLSKERKEDIAEIVRKTFGEDCLPFNPACGILYINTKMLVDAGYDASWKPSTFEELIEASQKIHSVTGKKGFTCAWPEAYLLEAPLAQTNKSLFDEEGNYNLHQFKDHLILLNKLVREGVFLPPNTGNYNHTKDFFIDGDVAMYMQGSGNFTLICKDAKNIKMSLNFAPLPTLTLNQKVKYAFPLGGGAIWALNTKDKSKEDLHEYMVENVRCFLNYLASQAVQRHWHVSTGYVPVSNSVKLSCAEISKENPIIQAVLSQTLDADLCENSYGIKKENYAKVRQEIYPLIRALITLEGSEDEVGKIIGERLKEFDEMHKTLISP; encoded by the coding sequence TTGAAGAAGAAACAACTTAAATCAGTACTAATTATTCCTATAGTTTTTTATCACAGCTTCACAGGCGTACCCGCTGAAACATTAAATACAATTGTGGATGCTTACAACAATACTCATAGTGGGTTTTCTGTAGAATTAAAAGAGATTAATCCGAATCTTTATCAAGCTGCAGCATTAGAAGCCTTGTCAAAGGAGCCATCAGAGCGTCCCCAACTAGTATTGGCCCCGGAATATATGACGGGTACCATGAACAAGGCGTTAAAAGAAGGTATAGTCATTTCCGTCAAAGACTTGCTCTCTAAAGAACGGAAAGAGGACATTGCCGAAATTGTAAGGAAGACTTTTGGTGAAGATTGCTTACCATTCAATCCAGCCTGCGGTATTCTTTATATAAATACAAAAATGTTGGTGGACGCGGGCTATGACGCAAGTTGGAAGCCAAGTACGTTTGAAGAGCTAATTGAGGCCTCGCAGAAGATCCATTCAGTCACAGGAAAAAAAGGGTTTACTTGTGCTTGGCCTGAGGCCTATCTGCTGGAGGCTCCCCTTGCCCAAACAAACAAATCCCTATTTGATGAAGAAGGAAACTACAACTTACATCAATTCAAAGACCATTTGATACTTTTAAATAAACTCGTCAGAGAAGGGGTCTTCCTTCCCCCCAATACCGGTAATTATAATCATACGAAAGATTTTTTTATTGATGGGGATGTGGCCATGTACATGCAGGGGTCAGGGAACTTCACATTAATATGTAAGGATGCAAAAAATATTAAGATGTCTCTAAATTTTGCACCTTTACCCACCCTTACATTGAATCAAAAAGTGAAATATGCTTTTCCTTTAGGAGGAGGGGCAATCTGGGCGTTAAATACCAAAGATAAAAGCAAGGAAGACTTGCATGAGTATATGGTTGAAAATGTGCGTTGCTTCCTAAATTATCTTGCCAGTCAAGCTGTGCAGCGCCATTGGCATGTGAGTACCGGCTATGTTCCTGTAAGCAATTCAGTCAAATTATCCTGCGCTGAAATAAGTAAAGAAAACCCTATAATCCAAGCTGTTCTAAGCCAAACTCTAGATGCTGATTTATGTGAAAATTCATACGGAATCAAAAAAGAGAACTACGCTAAAGTCCGTCAGGAAATCTATCCTCTTATTCGCGCATTAATCACTCTTGAAGGCTCGGAGGATGAGGTTGGTAAAATAATAGGGGAAAGGTTAAAGGAGTTTGATGAGATGCATAAAACCTTAATTTCTCCATAA